The following are encoded in a window of Syngnathus scovelli strain Florida chromosome 4, RoL_Ssco_1.2, whole genome shotgun sequence genomic DNA:
- the LOC125966648 gene encoding uncharacterized protein isoform X2, which yields MFVVLLVILGNIATSAALSGLNLDCINDYNDLMSCHFDAPNCTEYNVTLRSLDGERYCLPVGCASGKCCCSIRMILVLDENHVAFVYKDDKYVESKNISVKSSFKPQTPTIVAVNETNGNFQVIWRTNINKRHIREILHTHLYYRKKGETREMSTVFQAPQVKKPECDLCFNTEILSANLEPSTTYVVTVQNSLPWDSKPSDRSKEYEFTTPASPKSRRLILIISLSLLAVTITSAAYVCYVKCKAKYWDSVSDQNSKLLKIHPTKEEILKPMPPIISSISVENLTPGDLKPWSKGSLMDSSTESLLQSSGFSSGQPSLTYALTEAADIIAGVQGALSKALMNIVPVAASTDHLLKESSKAALPSLSEQLSGLENTITYSFIRPSCPVQVTPDPLKSQSEMLCDCGYQGAGAGTTCDDKQGSACEENMFPTTVSSSTLTATSHQANRDSGRFSIGENSDPSLSCSNTSLSGDVESRMVAGHEHCQVMFSQACNKGADATKDLLCQPASLQSTFPVDDNYQAFQGLSKLSDSHLEDQKSVKKQDLNKAWEKFSDDSIKGDTCFPAQSNHSFLVDDNYQAFQSLRELSDSRFEGQNNDKNQDLDRVLENCLEDTNKDGTPLSSKLCLTDSDEAFHGLPFLSDGQVGALKTIGKQHEFLENVTKIDTCTPNSFPCLVDDNHIMFQDLRALPQSQFEEKKSGKQNQDKVLEKSVEDANQGHTCVSPSSNCSFSVDDNYQVFRGGRELADSQFGQPSSGSKEGLKKTSENSFEGVCLSKTYTPTKSTPSFPVDDNYKDFRGFRDDQVGERKSVEKENLVKDVENTFKDPTVNLQGILPVDDNYQVCRGSRQLPDSHVGEQDNENKDSEKSLQDSLEEVTKSNTCIPVVANLNVPIDDNYQAFHGLRQNFDNKVGEPKGGEKEDVLETPLKGVQCCSHIPANLQDNLPVEDNYQVFRGLTKQADVTPAGQRSGIKDDRAIKDVSKGDDCTPESLQDRLLVDDHYKVIQSSPKLCDKFLEHKGIKKKDLETAFEMSLPVMLGGPSGPEPAASTEHGHRHLPESQMPFLPIISTDLRNDIITESGYKMI from the exons atGTTTGTCGTCCTTCTTGTTATTTTAGGAAACATCGCCACTTCAGCAGCTCTCTCTG GACTCAATCTCGATTGCATCAATGACTATAACGATTTGATGTCTTGTCACTTTGACGCTCCAAACTGCACTGAGTACAATGTGACTCTGAGGAGCCTAGATGG TGAGCGCTACTGTCTTCCCGTGGGTTGTGCAAGCGGAAAATGCTGCTGCTCCATCCGTATGATTCTTGTCCTCGATGAAAATCACGTGGCATTTGTCTATAAAGATGACAAATATGTGGAGTCCAAAAACATAAGCGTGAAATCCAGCT TCAAACCCCAAACTCCAACCATCGTTGCAGTAAATGAGACCAACGGGAATTTTCAAGTCATTTGGAGGACAAACATCAACAAACGCCATATAAGAGAAATATTACACACACACCTGTATTACCGCAAAAAAGGAGAAACGCGAGAG ATGTCCACAGTATTCCAAGCACCACAGGTGAAGAAGCCAGAGTGCGACTTGTGTTTTAACACTGAAATACTTAGTGCAAACTTGGAGCCAAGTACAACCTATGTCGTCACAGTTCAGAATTCGCTACCTTGGGACAGCAAGCCGAGCGACCGCAGCAAGGAGTATGAATTTACAACTC CAGCGTCACCTAAAAGCCGCCGACTGATTCTGATCATCAGCCTCAGTCTGCTCGCCGTTACAATCACCAGTGCGGCGTACGTCTGCTACGTGAA GTGTAAAGCCAAGTATTGGGACTCAGTCAGCGatcaaaattccaaacttctcaAAATACATCCGACTAAGGAAGAG ATTTTAAAGCCTATGCCCCCCATCATCTCATCAATTTCTGTGGAGAACCTCACCCCGGGTGACCTCAAACCATG GTCAAAGGGCTCCCTAATGGACAGCAGCACCGAGAGTCTCCTTCAAAGTAGTGGCTTTAGTAGCGGCCAGCCTTCTCTCACTTACGCTTTAACGGAGGCTGCAGACATCATTGCGGGTGTTCAAGGGGCGCTCAGCAAAGCCTTGATGAACATCGTCCCAGTAGCAGCTTCAACCGACCATCTTCTGAAAGAGTCCAGCAAAGCTGCTCTCCCAAGTCTGAGCGAGCAACTTTCTGGATTGGAAAATACAATAACCTACTCCTTTATCAGGCCTAGCTGTCCAGTTCAGGTAACGCCTGACCCTTTGAAGAGTCAGTCTGAAATGCTGTGCGATTGTGGATACCAAGGCGCAGGCGCCGGGACGACCTGTGATGACAAGCAAGGATCAGCTTGTGAAGAAAACATGTTCCCGACCACAGTGTCTTCCTCCACACTGACCGCCACGTCTCACCAAGCTAACAGAGACTCTGGAAGGTTTTCAATCGGTGAGAACTCAGATCCATCCCTCAGCTGCAGCAACACAAGCCTCTCTGGAGACGTTGAATCCAGAATGGTAGCAGGACATGAGCACTGCCAAGTAATGTTTAGTCAGGCTTGCAACAAAGGGGCGGATGCCACCAAAGATCTCCTCTGCCAACCTGCAAGCTTACAAAGCACTTTTCCTGTGGATGATAACTACCAAGCCTTTCAGGGCTTAAGCAAGCTCTCTGATAGTCATTTGGAAGACCAGAAAAGTGTTAAAAAACAAGACTTAAACAAGGCTTGGGAAAAATTCTCAGATGATTCCATTAAAGGCGATACCTGCTTCCCAGCGCAGTCTAATCACAGTTTTCTGGTTGATGACAACTACCAAGCATTTCAAAGTTTAAGGGAGCTCTCTGATAGTCGGTTTGAAGGGCAGAACAATGATAAAAATCAAGACTTGGATCGGGTTTTAGAAAATTGCTTGGAAGATACCAATAAAGACGGCACACCCTTAAGCTCAAAGCTCTGTCTGACTGACAGCGACGAAGCATTCCATGGTTTACCTTTTCTCTCTGATGGGCAAGTTGGAGCGCTGAAAACCATTGGAAAACAACACGAGTTCTTAGAAAATGTCACTAAAATTGATACCTGCACACCTAATAGCTTTCCTTGTCTCGTTGATGACAACCACATCATGTTTCAGGATTTAAGAGCACTTCCTCAAAGCCAGTTTGAAGAGAAGAAAAGTGGGAAACAAAACCAAGACAAAGTTTTAGAAAAATCTGTAGAAGATGCCAATCAAGGCCATACCTGCGTCTCACCAAGCTCAAACTGCAGTTTTTCAGTAGATGACAACTACCAAGTGTTTcgtggtggaagagagctcgctGATAGTCAGTTTGGACAGCCGAGCAGTGGCAGCAAAGAAGGCTTGAAGAAGACTTCAGAAAATTCTTTTGAAGGTGTTTGTCTAAGCAAAACATACACCCCGACAAAATCAACCCCCAGCTTTCCTGTGGATGATAACTACAAAGACTTTCGTGGTTTCAGGGATGATCAGGTTGGAGAAAGGAAAAGTGTTGAAAAGGAGAACCTGGTGAAGGATGTAGAAAATACTTTCAAAGATCCTACTGTAAACCTTCAAGGCATTCTCCCAGTGGATGACAACTACCAAGTTTGTCGAGGTTCAAGGCAGCTCCCAGATAGTCACGTCGGGGAGCAGGACAATGAAAACAAGGATTCTGAGAAATCTTTACAAGACTCATTGGAAGAAGTCACGAAAAGCAACACCTGCATCCCTGTGGTCGCAAATCTGAACGTTCCCATAGATGATAACTACCAAGCCTTTCATGGATTAAGGCAAAACTTTGATAATAAAGTTGGAGAGCCAAAGGGTGGTGAAAAAGAGGACGTTTTAGAAACTCCATTAAAAGGGGTTCAATGCTGCTCGCATATTCCTGCAAACTTACAAGACAATCTACCAGTAGAAGACAACTACCAAGTGTTTCGGGGCTTAACAAAGCAGGCTGATGTAACTCCTGCAGGCCAAAGAAGCGGCATAAAAGACGACCGGGCGATCAAAGATGTCTCTAAAGGCGACGACTGCACACCTGAAAGCTTACAAGACAGGCTTTTAGTGGATGACCACTACAAAGTCATTCAGTCCTCGCCGAAGCTGTGTGATAAGTTCTTGGAACATAAAGGTATCAAGAAAAAAGACTTGGAGACGGCTTTTGAGATGTCTCTACCTGTAATGCTCGGAGGCCCCTCAGGCCCAGAACCAGCAGCGTCGACTGAACACGGTCACCGACACCTCCCTGAGTCCCAAATgccttttttgccaataatctcGACTGACCTCAGAAATGACATTATCACAGAGAGTGGCTACAAAATGATATAG
- the LOC125966648 gene encoding uncharacterized protein isoform X1: protein MFVVLLVILGNIATSAALSGLNLDCINDYNDLMSCHFDAPNCTEYNVTLRSLDGYGERYCLPVGCASGKCCCSIRMILVLDENHVAFVYKDDKYVESKNISVKSSFKPQTPTIVAVNETNGNFQVIWRTNINKRHIREILHTHLYYRKKGETREMSTVFQAPQVKKPECDLCFNTEILSANLEPSTTYVVTVQNSLPWDSKPSDRSKEYEFTTPASPKSRRLILIISLSLLAVTITSAAYVCYVKCKAKYWDSVSDQNSKLLKIHPTKEEILKPMPPIISSISVENLTPGDLKPWSKGSLMDSSTESLLQSSGFSSGQPSLTYALTEAADIIAGVQGALSKALMNIVPVAASTDHLLKESSKAALPSLSEQLSGLENTITYSFIRPSCPVQVTPDPLKSQSEMLCDCGYQGAGAGTTCDDKQGSACEENMFPTTVSSSTLTATSHQANRDSGRFSIGENSDPSLSCSNTSLSGDVESRMVAGHEHCQVMFSQACNKGADATKDLLCQPASLQSTFPVDDNYQAFQGLSKLSDSHLEDQKSVKKQDLNKAWEKFSDDSIKGDTCFPAQSNHSFLVDDNYQAFQSLRELSDSRFEGQNNDKNQDLDRVLENCLEDTNKDGTPLSSKLCLTDSDEAFHGLPFLSDGQVGALKTIGKQHEFLENVTKIDTCTPNSFPCLVDDNHIMFQDLRALPQSQFEEKKSGKQNQDKVLEKSVEDANQGHTCVSPSSNCSFSVDDNYQVFRGGRELADSQFGQPSSGSKEGLKKTSENSFEGVCLSKTYTPTKSTPSFPVDDNYKDFRGFRDDQVGERKSVEKENLVKDVENTFKDPTVNLQGILPVDDNYQVCRGSRQLPDSHVGEQDNENKDSEKSLQDSLEEVTKSNTCIPVVANLNVPIDDNYQAFHGLRQNFDNKVGEPKGGEKEDVLETPLKGVQCCSHIPANLQDNLPVEDNYQVFRGLTKQADVTPAGQRSGIKDDRAIKDVSKGDDCTPESLQDRLLVDDHYKVIQSSPKLCDKFLEHKGIKKKDLETAFEMSLPVMLGGPSGPEPAASTEHGHRHLPESQMPFLPIISTDLRNDIITESGYKMI, encoded by the exons atGTTTGTCGTCCTTCTTGTTATTTTAGGAAACATCGCCACTTCAGCAGCTCTCTCTG GACTCAATCTCGATTGCATCAATGACTATAACGATTTGATGTCTTGTCACTTTGACGCTCCAAACTGCACTGAGTACAATGTGACTCTGAGGAGCCTAGATGGGTATGG TGAGCGCTACTGTCTTCCCGTGGGTTGTGCAAGCGGAAAATGCTGCTGCTCCATCCGTATGATTCTTGTCCTCGATGAAAATCACGTGGCATTTGTCTATAAAGATGACAAATATGTGGAGTCCAAAAACATAAGCGTGAAATCCAGCT TCAAACCCCAAACTCCAACCATCGTTGCAGTAAATGAGACCAACGGGAATTTTCAAGTCATTTGGAGGACAAACATCAACAAACGCCATATAAGAGAAATATTACACACACACCTGTATTACCGCAAAAAAGGAGAAACGCGAGAG ATGTCCACAGTATTCCAAGCACCACAGGTGAAGAAGCCAGAGTGCGACTTGTGTTTTAACACTGAAATACTTAGTGCAAACTTGGAGCCAAGTACAACCTATGTCGTCACAGTTCAGAATTCGCTACCTTGGGACAGCAAGCCGAGCGACCGCAGCAAGGAGTATGAATTTACAACTC CAGCGTCACCTAAAAGCCGCCGACTGATTCTGATCATCAGCCTCAGTCTGCTCGCCGTTACAATCACCAGTGCGGCGTACGTCTGCTACGTGAA GTGTAAAGCCAAGTATTGGGACTCAGTCAGCGatcaaaattccaaacttctcaAAATACATCCGACTAAGGAAGAG ATTTTAAAGCCTATGCCCCCCATCATCTCATCAATTTCTGTGGAGAACCTCACCCCGGGTGACCTCAAACCATG GTCAAAGGGCTCCCTAATGGACAGCAGCACCGAGAGTCTCCTTCAAAGTAGTGGCTTTAGTAGCGGCCAGCCTTCTCTCACTTACGCTTTAACGGAGGCTGCAGACATCATTGCGGGTGTTCAAGGGGCGCTCAGCAAAGCCTTGATGAACATCGTCCCAGTAGCAGCTTCAACCGACCATCTTCTGAAAGAGTCCAGCAAAGCTGCTCTCCCAAGTCTGAGCGAGCAACTTTCTGGATTGGAAAATACAATAACCTACTCCTTTATCAGGCCTAGCTGTCCAGTTCAGGTAACGCCTGACCCTTTGAAGAGTCAGTCTGAAATGCTGTGCGATTGTGGATACCAAGGCGCAGGCGCCGGGACGACCTGTGATGACAAGCAAGGATCAGCTTGTGAAGAAAACATGTTCCCGACCACAGTGTCTTCCTCCACACTGACCGCCACGTCTCACCAAGCTAACAGAGACTCTGGAAGGTTTTCAATCGGTGAGAACTCAGATCCATCCCTCAGCTGCAGCAACACAAGCCTCTCTGGAGACGTTGAATCCAGAATGGTAGCAGGACATGAGCACTGCCAAGTAATGTTTAGTCAGGCTTGCAACAAAGGGGCGGATGCCACCAAAGATCTCCTCTGCCAACCTGCAAGCTTACAAAGCACTTTTCCTGTGGATGATAACTACCAAGCCTTTCAGGGCTTAAGCAAGCTCTCTGATAGTCATTTGGAAGACCAGAAAAGTGTTAAAAAACAAGACTTAAACAAGGCTTGGGAAAAATTCTCAGATGATTCCATTAAAGGCGATACCTGCTTCCCAGCGCAGTCTAATCACAGTTTTCTGGTTGATGACAACTACCAAGCATTTCAAAGTTTAAGGGAGCTCTCTGATAGTCGGTTTGAAGGGCAGAACAATGATAAAAATCAAGACTTGGATCGGGTTTTAGAAAATTGCTTGGAAGATACCAATAAAGACGGCACACCCTTAAGCTCAAAGCTCTGTCTGACTGACAGCGACGAAGCATTCCATGGTTTACCTTTTCTCTCTGATGGGCAAGTTGGAGCGCTGAAAACCATTGGAAAACAACACGAGTTCTTAGAAAATGTCACTAAAATTGATACCTGCACACCTAATAGCTTTCCTTGTCTCGTTGATGACAACCACATCATGTTTCAGGATTTAAGAGCACTTCCTCAAAGCCAGTTTGAAGAGAAGAAAAGTGGGAAACAAAACCAAGACAAAGTTTTAGAAAAATCTGTAGAAGATGCCAATCAAGGCCATACCTGCGTCTCACCAAGCTCAAACTGCAGTTTTTCAGTAGATGACAACTACCAAGTGTTTcgtggtggaagagagctcgctGATAGTCAGTTTGGACAGCCGAGCAGTGGCAGCAAAGAAGGCTTGAAGAAGACTTCAGAAAATTCTTTTGAAGGTGTTTGTCTAAGCAAAACATACACCCCGACAAAATCAACCCCCAGCTTTCCTGTGGATGATAACTACAAAGACTTTCGTGGTTTCAGGGATGATCAGGTTGGAGAAAGGAAAAGTGTTGAAAAGGAGAACCTGGTGAAGGATGTAGAAAATACTTTCAAAGATCCTACTGTAAACCTTCAAGGCATTCTCCCAGTGGATGACAACTACCAAGTTTGTCGAGGTTCAAGGCAGCTCCCAGATAGTCACGTCGGGGAGCAGGACAATGAAAACAAGGATTCTGAGAAATCTTTACAAGACTCATTGGAAGAAGTCACGAAAAGCAACACCTGCATCCCTGTGGTCGCAAATCTGAACGTTCCCATAGATGATAACTACCAAGCCTTTCATGGATTAAGGCAAAACTTTGATAATAAAGTTGGAGAGCCAAAGGGTGGTGAAAAAGAGGACGTTTTAGAAACTCCATTAAAAGGGGTTCAATGCTGCTCGCATATTCCTGCAAACTTACAAGACAATCTACCAGTAGAAGACAACTACCAAGTGTTTCGGGGCTTAACAAAGCAGGCTGATGTAACTCCTGCAGGCCAAAGAAGCGGCATAAAAGACGACCGGGCGATCAAAGATGTCTCTAAAGGCGACGACTGCACACCTGAAAGCTTACAAGACAGGCTTTTAGTGGATGACCACTACAAAGTCATTCAGTCCTCGCCGAAGCTGTGTGATAAGTTCTTGGAACATAAAGGTATCAAGAAAAAAGACTTGGAGACGGCTTTTGAGATGTCTCTACCTGTAATGCTCGGAGGCCCCTCAGGCCCAGAACCAGCAGCGTCGACTGAACACGGTCACCGACACCTCCCTGAGTCCCAAATgccttttttgccaataatctcGACTGACCTCAGAAATGACATTATCACAGAGAGTGGCTACAAAATGATATAG